Proteins encoded within one genomic window of Rhinolophus sinicus isolate RSC01 linkage group LG05, ASM3656204v1, whole genome shotgun sequence:
- the CLIC1 gene encoding chloride intracellular channel protein 1: MAEEQPQVELFVKAGSDGAKIGNCPFSQRLFMVLWLKGVTFNVTTVDTKRRTETVQKLCPGGQLPFLLYGTEVHTDTNKIEEFLEAVLSPPRYPKLAALNPESNTAGLDVFAKFSAYIKNSNPALNDNLEKGLLKALKVLDNYLTSPLPEEVDETSAEDEGISQRKFLDGNELTLADCNLLPKLHIVQVVCKKYRGFSIPEVFRGVHRYLRNAYAREEFSSTCPDDEEIELAYEQVAKALK; encoded by the exons GCTGGCAGTGATGGGGCCAAGATTGGGAACTGCCCCTTCTCCCAGAGACTGTTCATGGTGCTCTGGCTCAAGGGAGTCACTTTCAACGTCACCACCGTTGACACTAAGAG GCGAACTGAGACGGTACAGAAGCTGTGCCCGGGAGGGCAGCTTCCATTCCTGCTGTATGGCACCGAAGTACACACAGACACCAACAAGATTGAGGAATTTCTGGAGGCAGTGTTGTCCCCCCCCAG GTACCCCAAGCTCGCAGCTCTGAATCCCGAATCCAACACAGCTGGGCTGGACGTATTTGCCAAATTTTCTGCCTACATCAAGAATTCAAACCCAGCACTCAATGATA ATCTGGAGAAGGGGCTCCTGAAAGCCCTGAAAGTTTTAGACAATTACTTGACATCCCCCCTCCCAGAAGAAGTGGATGAGACCAGTGCTGAGGATGAGGGCATCTCTCAGAGGAAGTTTCTGGATGGCAATGAGCTCACACTGGCTGACTGCAACCTGTTGCCAAAGCTCCACATAGTACAG gtggtATGTAAGAAGTACCGGGGATTCTCCATCCCAGAGGTGTTCCGGGGAGTGCATCGGTATTTGCGCAATGCCTATGCTCGGGAAGAGTTCTCCTCCACTTGTCCAGATGATGAGGAGATCGAGCTGGCCTATGAGCAAGTGGCCAAGGCCCTCAAATAA